The following are from one region of the Serinus canaria isolate serCan28SL12 chromosome 8, serCan2020, whole genome shotgun sequence genome:
- the TMEM205 gene encoding transmembrane protein 205 isoform X1, translating to MKGLVPIQDAMASDTEPSNAIKLLHLLFLSTSWGMQIWVTFVAGFVMSRHLPRHTFGSIQRELFPYYFHISSTCAFLNLTLFAMSHPSERLGSEHKAQIIIFLVCIAASVLNTQCFGRVASDLVAELQRLESSHGLGQELGLAAHEPRRRLRASDPSYGRLARRFALHHALSSLCNLLCIVCNGLSLHHLAGQLSAL from the exons ATGAAGGGACTTGTCCCCATCCAGGACGCCATGGCAAGTGACACGGAGCCCTCCAACGCCATCAAACTGCTGcacctgcttttcctctccaccTCCTGGGGAATGCAGATCTGGGTGACCTTCGTGGCCG GGTTTGTGATGAGCAGGCACCTCCCTCGCCACACCTTCGGCTCCATCCAGCGGGAGCTCTTCCCCTACTACTTCCACATCAGCTCCACCTGTGCCTTCCTCAACCTGACCCTGTTTGCCATGTCCCACCCCAGCGAGCGGCTCGGCTCGGAGCACAAGGCCCAG ATCATCATCTTCCTCGTGTGCATCGCCGCCTCTGTGCTGAACACGCAGTGCTTCGGGCGGGTGGCCTCTGACTTGGTGGCTGAACTGCAGCGGCTGGAGAGCAGCCacgggctggggcaggagctggggctggcagcccaCGAGCCCCGCAGGCGGCTCCGTGCCTCCGACCCCAGCTACGGGCGGCTGGCGCGGCGCTTCGCCCTCCACCACGCTCTGTCCTCGCTCTGCAACCTCCTGTGCATCGTGTGCAACGGGCTGAGCCTGCACCACCTGGCTGGccagctctctgccctctgA
- the ACOT11 gene encoding acyl-coenzyme A thioesterase 11 isoform X1 produces MLSFFWLRCLLKMVKGNIIVPEDILSFCCNGLQGSTSPPRAREPGEREEAPGAMASPSAARNPTEVQMSQLVLPCHTNHRGELSTGQLLKWIDTAACLSAERHAGCPCVTASMDDIYFEHTISQPSASPAGQRHGTSGVGVGQVVNIKAKVNRAFNSSMEVGIQVSYEDLCSGKHCSICKAYATFVAQGPLGSKVRLEPLTPQTEEEKIEYSIAAERRRMRLAHKDTLKDLLTSSSQETELETRDGSGAVPAERTRVESVELVLPPHANHQGNTFGGQIMAWMENVATIAASRLCHAHPTLRAIEMFHFRGPSQVGDRLVLKAIVNNAFKNSMEVGVSAEAYGQEMSVSRRHINSAFMTFVVLDQEGHPRTLPMVAPEPGDGERRYREASARKKIRLDRKYVVSCKQTEVPLSVPWDQSNKVYLSYNNVSALKMLVAKANWALAREKEKVRMYTLEEDKFLSFRIEMSVCIPASRAFSLLSNLRRRHEWDSHYVSAELVQKVDDDDMIYHVVSQKLRNENKPQDFVILASRRKPCSRGDPYVVAFRSVTLPTHPARAEFTRGETLCSGFCIWPESEEMSKVAYYNQAMPGYLTYVTTNVAGLSSDICSTFEACEKFLLKNKEDLISRLQDF; encoded by the exons CAG GGCTCGACCTCTCCACCCCGTGCCCGGGAGCCAGGGGAGCGGGAGGAGGCGCCGGGGGCCATGGCGAGCCCCTCGGCTGCCCGCAACCCCACCGAGGTGCAGATGAgccagctggtgctgccctgccacACCAACCACCGTGGAGAGCTCAGCACCGGCCAGCTGCTCAAGTGGATCGACACGGCCGCCTGCCTCTCTG ctgagAGACACGCTGGCTGCCCGTGCGTCACGGCTTCCATGGACGATATCTATTTTGAGCACACCATTAG CCAGCCGTCTGcaagccctgctgggcagcGGCACGGGACGAGCGGTGTCGG CGTTGGGCAAGTTGTCAACATCAAAGCCAAAGTGAACCGAGCCTTTAACTCCAGCATGGAG GTGGGCATCCAGGTGAGCTACGAAGACCTGTGCAGCGGGAAGCACTGCAGCATCTGCAAGGCGTACGCCACCTTCGTGGCACAGGGCCCCTTGGGCAGCAAG gtGAGGCTGGAGCCGCTGACCCCGCAGACGGAGGAGGAGAAGATCGAGTACAGCATCGCCGCCGAGCGCCGCCGCATGCGCCTGGCGCACAAGGACACCCTCAAGGACCtgctcaccagcagctcccaggaaacTG agctggagacgCGGGACGGCAGCGGCGCGGTACCAGCGGAAAGGACGCGCGTGGAGAGcgtggagctggtgctgcctccACATGCCAACCACCAGGGCAACACCTTCGGGGGGCAGATCATGGCCTGGATGGAGAACGTGGCCACCATCGCAGCCAG ccgTCTGTGCCATGCCCACCCCACACTGAGGGCCATCGAGATGTTCCACTTTCGGGGACCGTCGCAAGTTGGAGACCGCCTGGTGCTCAAAGCCATCGTCAACAACGCCTTCAAGAACAG CATGGAGGTGGGGGTCAGCGCTGAGGCCTACGGCCAGGAGATGTCTGTCAGCCGCAGGCACATCAACAGCGCCTTCATGACCTTCGTGGTGCTGGACCAGGAGGGCCATCCCCGCACGCTGCCCATGGTGGCACCCGAGCCAGGG GATGGAGAAAGGAGATACAGAGAAGCCAgtgctaggaaaaaaattcgGCTGGACCG AAAATACGTCGTCTCCTGCAAACAGACTGAGGTGCCTCTCTCCGTGCCCTGGGACCAAAGCAACAAG gttTATCTGAGCTACAACAACGTCTCTGCGCTGAAGATGCTCGTGGCCAAAGCGAACTGGGCGCTCgccagagagaaggaaaag gTGCGGATGTACACGCTGGAGGAGGACAAGTTCCTGTCCTTCCGCATCGAGATGTCCGTCTGCATCCCGGCCAGCCGCgccttctccctgctctccaaCCTGCGGCGCCGGCACGAGTGGGACAGCCACTACGT gaGTGCTGAGCTTGTCCAGAAGGTCGATGACGACGACATGATCTACCATGTGGTGAGCCAGAAGCTCAGGAATGAGAACAAACCGCAGGACTTCGTTATCCTGGCGTCCCGGCgaaagccctgcagcagggg GGACCCCTACGTGGTGGCCTTTCGCTCGGTGACGCTGCCCACCCACCCCGCCAGAGCCGAGTTCACGCGCGGGGAGACGCTCTGCTCCGGCTTCTGCATCTGGCCAGAGTCAGAGGAGATGAGCAAG GTGGCTTATTACAACCAGGCCATGCCAGGGTACCTCACCTACGTCACCACCAACGTAGCAGGACTGTCCTCCGACATCTGCTCCACCTTTGAGGCCTGTGAGAAGTTCCTGCTGAAGAATAAGGAGGACCTGATCTCACGGCTGCAGGACTTCTAG
- the ACOT11 gene encoding acyl-coenzyme A thioesterase 11 isoform X3, whose translation MASPSAARNPTEVQMSQLVLPCHTNHRGELSTGQLLKWIDTAACLSAERHAGCPCVTASMDDIYFEHTISQPSASPAGQRHGTSGVGVGQVVNIKAKVNRAFNSSMEVGIQVSYEDLCSGKHCSICKAYATFVAQGPLGSKVRLEPLTPQTEEEKIEYSIAAERRRMRLAHKDTLKDLLTSSSQETELETRDGSGAVPAERTRVESVELVLPPHANHQGNTFGGQIMAWMENVATIAASRLCHAHPTLRAIEMFHFRGPSQVGDRLVLKAIVNNAFKNSMEVGVSAEAYGQEMSVSRRHINSAFMTFVVLDQEGHPRTLPMVAPEPGDGERRYREASARKKIRLDRKYVVSCKQTEVPLSVPWDQSNKVYLSYNNVSALKMLVAKANWALAREKEKVRMYTLEEDKFLSFRIEMSVCIPASRAFSLLSNLRRRHEWDSHYVSAELVQKVDDDDMIYHVVSQKLRNENKPQDFVILASRRKPCSRGDPYVVAFRSVTLPTHPARAEFTRGETLCSGFCIWPESEEMSKVAYYNQAMPGYLTYVTTNVAGLSSDICSTFEACEKFLLKNKEDLISRLQDF comes from the exons ATGGCGAGCCCCTCGGCTGCCCGCAACCCCACCGAGGTGCAGATGAgccagctggtgctgccctgccacACCAACCACCGTGGAGAGCTCAGCACCGGCCAGCTGCTCAAGTGGATCGACACGGCCGCCTGCCTCTCTG ctgagAGACACGCTGGCTGCCCGTGCGTCACGGCTTCCATGGACGATATCTATTTTGAGCACACCATTAG CCAGCCGTCTGcaagccctgctgggcagcGGCACGGGACGAGCGGTGTCGG CGTTGGGCAAGTTGTCAACATCAAAGCCAAAGTGAACCGAGCCTTTAACTCCAGCATGGAG GTGGGCATCCAGGTGAGCTACGAAGACCTGTGCAGCGGGAAGCACTGCAGCATCTGCAAGGCGTACGCCACCTTCGTGGCACAGGGCCCCTTGGGCAGCAAG gtGAGGCTGGAGCCGCTGACCCCGCAGACGGAGGAGGAGAAGATCGAGTACAGCATCGCCGCCGAGCGCCGCCGCATGCGCCTGGCGCACAAGGACACCCTCAAGGACCtgctcaccagcagctcccaggaaacTG agctggagacgCGGGACGGCAGCGGCGCGGTACCAGCGGAAAGGACGCGCGTGGAGAGcgtggagctggtgctgcctccACATGCCAACCACCAGGGCAACACCTTCGGGGGGCAGATCATGGCCTGGATGGAGAACGTGGCCACCATCGCAGCCAG ccgTCTGTGCCATGCCCACCCCACACTGAGGGCCATCGAGATGTTCCACTTTCGGGGACCGTCGCAAGTTGGAGACCGCCTGGTGCTCAAAGCCATCGTCAACAACGCCTTCAAGAACAG CATGGAGGTGGGGGTCAGCGCTGAGGCCTACGGCCAGGAGATGTCTGTCAGCCGCAGGCACATCAACAGCGCCTTCATGACCTTCGTGGTGCTGGACCAGGAGGGCCATCCCCGCACGCTGCCCATGGTGGCACCCGAGCCAGGG GATGGAGAAAGGAGATACAGAGAAGCCAgtgctaggaaaaaaattcgGCTGGACCG AAAATACGTCGTCTCCTGCAAACAGACTGAGGTGCCTCTCTCCGTGCCCTGGGACCAAAGCAACAAG gttTATCTGAGCTACAACAACGTCTCTGCGCTGAAGATGCTCGTGGCCAAAGCGAACTGGGCGCTCgccagagagaaggaaaag gTGCGGATGTACACGCTGGAGGAGGACAAGTTCCTGTCCTTCCGCATCGAGATGTCCGTCTGCATCCCGGCCAGCCGCgccttctccctgctctccaaCCTGCGGCGCCGGCACGAGTGGGACAGCCACTACGT gaGTGCTGAGCTTGTCCAGAAGGTCGATGACGACGACATGATCTACCATGTGGTGAGCCAGAAGCTCAGGAATGAGAACAAACCGCAGGACTTCGTTATCCTGGCGTCCCGGCgaaagccctgcagcagggg GGACCCCTACGTGGTGGCCTTTCGCTCGGTGACGCTGCCCACCCACCCCGCCAGAGCCGAGTTCACGCGCGGGGAGACGCTCTGCTCCGGCTTCTGCATCTGGCCAGAGTCAGAGGAGATGAGCAAG GTGGCTTATTACAACCAGGCCATGCCAGGGTACCTCACCTACGTCACCACCAACGTAGCAGGACTGTCCTCCGACATCTGCTCCACCTTTGAGGCCTGTGAGAAGTTCCTGCTGAAGAATAAGGAGGACCTGATCTCACGGCTGCAGGACTTCTAG
- the TTC4 gene encoding tetratricopeptide repeat protein 4: MAEAEQDGVSGAPAAPPRYRGALHPDTWEQELEAIPMFMKRCPAEIDAARQPELACLQSLLFDEERSPAELARMYKNEGNEYFKEKDYGRALAAYSEGLRRRCGDAELDAVLLTNRAAAHFHLGNYRSSLNDAIQAKKLKPTHLKAIIRGALCHMELKNFLEAIAWCEEGLEIDSKEKKLVEMRAKADKLKRTQERDARKAKVMESKEQCQKEMLLAAIKERNIKLVLEPSDEEEEVSDGLAEISLDGFHSGSATGAKVHLDADGSLSWPVLFLYPEHEQTDFTVAFHESSRFIDHLMVMFAELPPWDLEKKYLPNNLELYFEDEEREELYEVNPEHTLLQVLQHERYFVKAGTPTVLVFAKRSPFSKKYFSGKKVHRL; this comes from the exons ATGGCGGAGGCCGAGCAGGACGGCGTGTCCGGAGCGCCGGCGGCGCCGCCGCGGTACCGGGGAGCGCTGCACCCCGACACGTGGGAGCAG GAGCTGGAGGCCATCCCCATGTTCATGAAGCGCTGCCCGGCCGAGATCGACGCGGCGCGGCAGCCCGAGCTCGCCTGCCTGCAGTCGCTGCTGTTCGACGAGGAGCGGAGCCCCGCAG AGCTGGCCAGGATGTACAAGAACGAGGGGAACGAGTACTTCAAGGAGAAGGACTACGGGAGAGCGCTGGCCGCTTACTCGGAGGGGCTGCGGAGGCGGTGCGGGGACGCCGAGCTGGACGCGGTGCTGCTCACCAACCGGGCGGCCGCACATTTCCACCTGG GGAACTACCGTTCTTCTCTAAATGATGCCATCCAAGCCAAAAAGCTGAAGCCCACCCATCTCAAAGCCATCATAAGAG GAGCTCTCTGTCACATGGAGCTGAAGAATTTCTTGGAAGCAATAGCATGGTGTGAGGAGGGCTTGGAAATAgactcaaaagagaaaaagcttgTGGAAATGAGAGCTAAAGCTGACAAATTAAAG CGAACTCAGGAGCGGGATGCCAGGAAAGCAAAGGTGATGGAGAGCAAGGAGCAGTGTCAGAAGGAGATGTTGCTTGCAGCAATAAAG gAAAGAAATATCAAGCTGGTTCTTGAGCCTTCAGATGAAGAAGAGGAAGTGTCAGATGGCCTGGCTGAGATATCCTTGGATGGGTTCCactctggcagtgccacaggggCAAAGGTGCACCTGGATGCTGATGGCAGCCTGAGCTGGCCTGTCCTCTTCCTGTACCCTGAGCATGAGCAGACAGATTTCACTGTGGCTTTCCATGAGAGCTCCAG GTTTATTGATCATTTAATGGTGATGTTTGCTGAATTACCTCCTTgggatttagaaaaaaaataccttccCAACAATCTTGAG ctctattttgaagatgaagaaagagaagaattgTATGAGGTGAACCCAGAACACACATTGCTACAGGTGCTGCAGCACGAAAG GTATTTTGTAAAGGCCGGGACCCCGACAGTTTTGGTGTTTGCCAAGCGTTCTCCTTTCTCTAAGAAATACTTCTCTGGCAAGAAAGTGCATCGACTGTAA
- the ACOT11 gene encoding acyl-coenzyme A thioesterase 11 isoform X2, with protein MLSFFWLRCLLKMVKGNIIVPEDILSFCCNGLQGSTSPPRAREPGEREEAPGAMASPSAARNPTEVQMSQLVLPCHTNHRGELSTGQLLKWIDTAACLSAERHAGCPCVTASMDDIYFEHTISVGQVVNIKAKVNRAFNSSMEVGIQVSYEDLCSGKHCSICKAYATFVAQGPLGSKVRLEPLTPQTEEEKIEYSIAAERRRMRLAHKDTLKDLLTSSSQETELETRDGSGAVPAERTRVESVELVLPPHANHQGNTFGGQIMAWMENVATIAASRLCHAHPTLRAIEMFHFRGPSQVGDRLVLKAIVNNAFKNSMEVGVSAEAYGQEMSVSRRHINSAFMTFVVLDQEGHPRTLPMVAPEPGDGERRYREASARKKIRLDRKYVVSCKQTEVPLSVPWDQSNKVYLSYNNVSALKMLVAKANWALAREKEKVRMYTLEEDKFLSFRIEMSVCIPASRAFSLLSNLRRRHEWDSHYVSAELVQKVDDDDMIYHVVSQKLRNENKPQDFVILASRRKPCSRGDPYVVAFRSVTLPTHPARAEFTRGETLCSGFCIWPESEEMSKVAYYNQAMPGYLTYVTTNVAGLSSDICSTFEACEKFLLKNKEDLISRLQDF; from the exons CAG GGCTCGACCTCTCCACCCCGTGCCCGGGAGCCAGGGGAGCGGGAGGAGGCGCCGGGGGCCATGGCGAGCCCCTCGGCTGCCCGCAACCCCACCGAGGTGCAGATGAgccagctggtgctgccctgccacACCAACCACCGTGGAGAGCTCAGCACCGGCCAGCTGCTCAAGTGGATCGACACGGCCGCCTGCCTCTCTG ctgagAGACACGCTGGCTGCCCGTGCGTCACGGCTTCCATGGACGATATCTATTTTGAGCACACCATTAG CGTTGGGCAAGTTGTCAACATCAAAGCCAAAGTGAACCGAGCCTTTAACTCCAGCATGGAG GTGGGCATCCAGGTGAGCTACGAAGACCTGTGCAGCGGGAAGCACTGCAGCATCTGCAAGGCGTACGCCACCTTCGTGGCACAGGGCCCCTTGGGCAGCAAG gtGAGGCTGGAGCCGCTGACCCCGCAGACGGAGGAGGAGAAGATCGAGTACAGCATCGCCGCCGAGCGCCGCCGCATGCGCCTGGCGCACAAGGACACCCTCAAGGACCtgctcaccagcagctcccaggaaacTG agctggagacgCGGGACGGCAGCGGCGCGGTACCAGCGGAAAGGACGCGCGTGGAGAGcgtggagctggtgctgcctccACATGCCAACCACCAGGGCAACACCTTCGGGGGGCAGATCATGGCCTGGATGGAGAACGTGGCCACCATCGCAGCCAG ccgTCTGTGCCATGCCCACCCCACACTGAGGGCCATCGAGATGTTCCACTTTCGGGGACCGTCGCAAGTTGGAGACCGCCTGGTGCTCAAAGCCATCGTCAACAACGCCTTCAAGAACAG CATGGAGGTGGGGGTCAGCGCTGAGGCCTACGGCCAGGAGATGTCTGTCAGCCGCAGGCACATCAACAGCGCCTTCATGACCTTCGTGGTGCTGGACCAGGAGGGCCATCCCCGCACGCTGCCCATGGTGGCACCCGAGCCAGGG GATGGAGAAAGGAGATACAGAGAAGCCAgtgctaggaaaaaaattcgGCTGGACCG AAAATACGTCGTCTCCTGCAAACAGACTGAGGTGCCTCTCTCCGTGCCCTGGGACCAAAGCAACAAG gttTATCTGAGCTACAACAACGTCTCTGCGCTGAAGATGCTCGTGGCCAAAGCGAACTGGGCGCTCgccagagagaaggaaaag gTGCGGATGTACACGCTGGAGGAGGACAAGTTCCTGTCCTTCCGCATCGAGATGTCCGTCTGCATCCCGGCCAGCCGCgccttctccctgctctccaaCCTGCGGCGCCGGCACGAGTGGGACAGCCACTACGT gaGTGCTGAGCTTGTCCAGAAGGTCGATGACGACGACATGATCTACCATGTGGTGAGCCAGAAGCTCAGGAATGAGAACAAACCGCAGGACTTCGTTATCCTGGCGTCCCGGCgaaagccctgcagcagggg GGACCCCTACGTGGTGGCCTTTCGCTCGGTGACGCTGCCCACCCACCCCGCCAGAGCCGAGTTCACGCGCGGGGAGACGCTCTGCTCCGGCTTCTGCATCTGGCCAGAGTCAGAGGAGATGAGCAAG GTGGCTTATTACAACCAGGCCATGCCAGGGTACCTCACCTACGTCACCACCAACGTAGCAGGACTGTCCTCCGACATCTGCTCCACCTTTGAGGCCTGTGAGAAGTTCCTGCTGAAGAATAAGGAGGACCTGATCTCACGGCTGCAGGACTTCTAG
- the TMEM205 gene encoding transmembrane protein 205 isoform X2 encodes MASDTEPSNAIKLLHLLFLSTSWGMQIWVTFVAGFVMSRHLPRHTFGSIQRELFPYYFHISSTCAFLNLTLFAMSHPSERLGSEHKAQIIIFLVCIAASVLNTQCFGRVASDLVAELQRLESSHGLGQELGLAAHEPRRRLRASDPSYGRLARRFALHHALSSLCNLLCIVCNGLSLHHLAGQLSAL; translated from the exons ATGGCAAGTGACACGGAGCCCTCCAACGCCATCAAACTGCTGcacctgcttttcctctccaccTCCTGGGGAATGCAGATCTGGGTGACCTTCGTGGCCG GGTTTGTGATGAGCAGGCACCTCCCTCGCCACACCTTCGGCTCCATCCAGCGGGAGCTCTTCCCCTACTACTTCCACATCAGCTCCACCTGTGCCTTCCTCAACCTGACCCTGTTTGCCATGTCCCACCCCAGCGAGCGGCTCGGCTCGGAGCACAAGGCCCAG ATCATCATCTTCCTCGTGTGCATCGCCGCCTCTGTGCTGAACACGCAGTGCTTCGGGCGGGTGGCCTCTGACTTGGTGGCTGAACTGCAGCGGCTGGAGAGCAGCCacgggctggggcaggagctggggctggcagcccaCGAGCCCCGCAGGCGGCTCCGTGCCTCCGACCCCAGCTACGGGCGGCTGGCGCGGCGCTTCGCCCTCCACCACGCTCTGTCCTCGCTCTGCAACCTCCTGTGCATCGTGTGCAACGGGCTGAGCCTGCACCACCTGGCTGGccagctctctgccctctgA